The Cervus elaphus chromosome 22, mCerEla1.1, whole genome shotgun sequence genome has a window encoding:
- the PPP6R2 gene encoding serine/threonine-protein phosphatase 6 regulatory subunit 2 isoform X1: MVQRSLSSVAGTMFWKFDLSTTSHVDKLLDKEGVTLRELMDGEDILQECKAQNRKLLDFLCRRQSMEELVGLVTQDPALDLEERARFKYPNTACELLTCDVPQINDRLGGDETLLNVLYNFLDREPPLNPLLASFFSKTIGNLIARKTEQVIAFLRKKDKFISLVLKHIGTSALMDLLLRLVSCVEPAGLREEVLHWLNEEKTIQRLVELIHPSQDEDRQSNASQTLCDIIRLGREQGGQLLEAPQPDPLLTVLESQECVEQLLRNMFDGVQTELCLVSGTQVLLTLLEPRRAGSEGLLDSCCQGLDRSCTVSPGVLRGVEPRLKDFHQLLLSPPKKAAILTTVGVLEEPLGNARLHSARLVAALLHTGTPSINQELCRLNTMGLLLDLFFKYTWNNFLHLQVELCIAAILSHTAREDRAAASGPEGGLEPPPSSGDPATPQPASSRPESTMVAHLFQKCCLVQRILEAWEANDHTQAAGGMRRGNMGHLTRIANAVVQNLEGGPLQSQVSEIFQGLPGDCRGRWESFVEETLSEANRRNAVDLVSTHHLHPSSEDEDMEGVFPNELSLQQAFSEYQVQQMTATFVDQFGFSDEEFAEQDDSVNAPFDRIAEISFSVDADDDSPGTALFEACCSDHIQPFDEDDDLWEDEETHRAARVTRARWDPGRAGPAPPQCVGRATDSSPSRFGGPHASERCRKDGPERRGQGAGEGADAAPAGSPQAAGRQEGTRVEGGSEAGSPWVVFDGPATPMATGPAPAVALDVGSSVWAAGSPSTSAPEEKGWAKFTDFQPFCCSEAGPRCSSPVDTGHGDSQAGLNQGPERALGAWSACVPSKAPLVAASSREDEQEAAAASGAVGVGPSQASPLSVSGPRTDCAPSSPPGLVPLDPAEAPAASAVATLPEATVTAPVALGVMGPEPWAVSPVLAVAAPPGPMVAVTTAAPASPAVSMAAALGTVTRHRLTGRRPQEPPSMAPCDAAAAQSWRPTQKTTW, from the exons ATACCCGAACACAGCCTGCGAGCTACTTACGTGCGACGTGCCACAAATCAACGACAGGCTGGGAGGGGATGAGACTTTGCTGAACGTTCTTTACAACTTCCTGGACCGTGAGCCGCCCCTCAATCCTCTGCTCGCCAGTTTCTTCAGCAAGACCATTGGCAATCTCATCGCAAGAAAAACTGAACAG GTGATTGCGTTCCTGAGGAAGAAGGACAAGTTCATCAGCCTGGTGTTGAAGCACATTGGAACGTCAGCCCTCATGGACCTGCTGCTGCGCCTGGTCAGCTGCGTGGAACCTGCTGGACTCCGGGAGGAAGTCCTGCAC TGGCTTAATGAAGAGAAGACCATCCAGAGACTCGTGGAGCTGATCCATCCAAGTCAGGATGAAGAC AGGCAATCCAATGCTTCGCAGACGCTCTGTGACATCATCCGGCTGGGCAGGGAGCAGGGCGGCCAGCTGCTGGAGGCTCCGCAGCCAGACCCCCTCCTCACGGTGCTGGAGTC GCAGGAGTGCGTGGAGCAGCTGCTGAGGAACATGTTTGATGGAGTGCAGACCGAACTCTGCCTCGTCAGCGGGACACAGGTGTTACTTACCTTGCTGGAACCCAGGCGGGCAGG GTCAGAGGGCTTGCTGGACTCCTGCTGTCAGGGACTGGACAGGTCGTGCACCGTCAGCCCCGGCGTCCTGCGCGGCGTTGAGCCACGACTGAAGGACTTCCACCAGCTTCTGCTCAGCCCGCCCAAG AAAGCAGCCATCCTGACCACCGTCGGCGTGCTGGAGGAGCCCCTGGGCAACGCACGCCTGCACAGCGCCCGCCTCGTGGCCGCCCTGCTGCACACGGGCACTCCCAGCATCAACCAGGAGCTCTGCCGGCTCAACACGATGGGGCTGCTGCTG GACCTGTTTTTTAAGTACACCTGGAATAACTTCCTGCACCTCCAAGTGGAGCTCTGCATAGCCGCCATCCTGTCCCACACTGCCCGGGAGGACAGGGCCGCAGCCAGTGGACCTGAGGGTGGGCTGGAGCCTCCACCCTCCAGCGGGGACCCAGCAACCCCCCAGCCTGCCAGCAGCCGCCCCGAGAGCACCATGGTGGCCCAC TTGTTCCAGAAGTGTTGCCTGGtccagaggatcctggaggcctGGGAAGCCAACGACCACACTCA GGCAGCGGGTGGCATGAGGCGCGGGAACATGGGCCACCTCACCCGGATcgccaacgcagtggtgcagaaCCTGGAGGGGGGCCCCCTGCAGAGCCAGGTCAGCGAGATCTTCCAAG GGCTCCCGGGGGACTGCCGTGGGCGCTGGGAGAGCTTCGTGGAGGAGACGCTGTCGGAGGCCAACCGCAGGAACGCGGTGGACCTG GTGAGCACACACCACCTTCACCCCTCGAGTGAGGACGAAGACATGGAGGGCGTTTTCCCCAACGAGCTGTCCCTGCAGCAG GCGTTCTCTGAGTACCAGGTCCAGCAGATGACGGCCACCTTCGTGGACCAGTTTGGCTTCAGTGACGAGGAGTTTGCTGAGCAGGATGACAGTGTCAA CGCCCCGTTTGACAGGATCGCAGAGATCAGCTTCAGCGTCGACGCCGATGATGACAGC CCTGGCACCGCGCTGTTTGAGGCCTGCTGCAGCGACCACATCCAGCCCTTCGACGAGGACGACGACCTCTGGGAGGACGAGGAGACACACCGTGCGGCCCGCGTGACCAGGGCCAGGTGGGACCCCGGAcgcgccggccccgccccgccccagtgCGTGGGGAGGGCTACTGACTCCTCTCCTTCCAGGTTCGGGGGCCCCCACGCCTCAGAGCGCTGCCGGAAGGACGGCCCGGAGCGCCGAGGCCAGGGTGCGGGCGAGGGTGCGGACGCAGCTCCGGCAGGCTCCCCGCAAGCTGCCGGCCGGCAAGAAGGCACCCGCGTCGAGGGCGGCTCAGAAG CAGGTTCCCCGTGGGTCGTGTTTGATGGGCCAGCGACTCCCATGGCCACAGGCCCGGCCCCAGCAGTGGCGCTGGACGTGGGTTCCAGTGTGTGGGCAGCCGGCTCCCCCAGCACTTCTGCTCCAGAGGAGAAGGGCTGGGCCAAGTTCACCGACTTCCAGCCTTTCTGTTG CTCTGAGGCGGGGCCAAGGTGCAGCTCCCCAGTGGACACTGGTCATGGCGACTCCCAGGCTGGCCTGAACCAGGGCCCAGAGAGAGCCC TTGGTGCCTGGAGCGCGTGTGTCCCCAGCAAGGCGCCCCTGGTGGCCGCCAGCAGCCGTGAGGATGAGCAGGAGGCAGCTGCTGCCTCGGGGGCTGTTGGTGTGGGTCCCAGCCAGGCCTCCCCGCTGTCGGTGTCGGGCCCCAG GACTGACTGTGCCCCCAGCTCACCGCCAGGCCTCGTGCCCCTAGACCCTGCCGAGGCGCCTGCTGCCTCCGCCGTGGCTACCCTACCCGAGGCCACTGTGACGGCCCCCGTAGCACTGGGCGTCATGGGCCCCGAACCCTGGGCCGTCTCCCCCGTGCTGGCCGTGGCCGCCCCCCCAGGGCCCATGGTGGCCGTCACCACCGCAGCCCCTGCCAGCCCAGCCGTTTCCATGGCGGCTGCCCTGGGGACAGTGACGAGACACAG GCTGACAGGCCGTCGCCCTCAGGAGCCACCCTCAATGGCCCCATGTGACGCTGCTGCTGCGCAGTCTTGGCGCCCAACCCAGAAAACTACCTGGTGA
- the PPP6R2 gene encoding serine/threonine-protein phosphatase 6 regulatory subunit 2 isoform X2, which produces MVQRSLSSVAGTMFWKFDLSTTSHVDKLLDKEGVTLRELMDGEDILQECKAQNRKLLDFLCRRQSMEELVGLVTQDPALDLEERARFKYPNTACELLTCDVPQINDRLGGDETLLNVLYNFLDREPPLNPLLASFFSKTIGNLIARKTEQVIAFLRKKDKFISLVLKHIGTSALMDLLLRLVSCVEPAGLREEVLHWLNEEKTIQRLVELIHPSQDEDRQSNASQTLCDIIRLGREQGGQLLEAPQPDPLLTVLESQECVEQLLRNMFDGVQTELCLVSGTQVLLTLLEPRRAGSEGLLDSCCQGLDRSCTVSPGVLRGVEPRLKDFHQLLLSPPKKAAILTTVGVLEEPLGNARLHSARLVAALLHTGTPSINQELCRLNTMGLLLDLFFKYTWNNFLHLQVELCIAAILSHTAREDRAAASGPEGGLEPPPSSGDPATPQPASSRPESTMVAHLFQKCCLVQRILEAWEANDHTQAAGGMRRGNMGHLTRIANAVVQNLEGGPLQSQVSEIFQGLPGDCRGRWESFVEETLSEANRRNAVDLVSTHHLHPSSEDEDMEGVFPNELSLQQAFSEYQVQQMTATFVDQFGFSDEEFAEQDDSVNAPFDRIAEISFSVDADDDSPGTALFEACCSDHIQPFDEDDDLWEDEETHRAARVTRARWDPGRAGPAPPQCVGRATDSSPSRFGGPHASERCRKDGPERRGQGAGEGADAAPAGSPQAAGRQEGTRVEGGSEGSPWVVFDGPATPMATGPAPAVALDVGSSVWAAGSPSTSAPEEKGWAKFTDFQPFCCSEAGPRCSSPVDTGHGDSQAGLNQGPERALGAWSACVPSKAPLVAASSREDEQEAAAASGAVGVGPSQASPLSVSGPRTDCAPSSPPGLVPLDPAEAPAASAVATLPEATVTAPVALGVMGPEPWAVSPVLAVAAPPGPMVAVTTAAPASPAVSMAAALGTVTRHRLTGRRPQEPPSMAPCDAAAAQSWRPTQKTTW; this is translated from the exons ATACCCGAACACAGCCTGCGAGCTACTTACGTGCGACGTGCCACAAATCAACGACAGGCTGGGAGGGGATGAGACTTTGCTGAACGTTCTTTACAACTTCCTGGACCGTGAGCCGCCCCTCAATCCTCTGCTCGCCAGTTTCTTCAGCAAGACCATTGGCAATCTCATCGCAAGAAAAACTGAACAG GTGATTGCGTTCCTGAGGAAGAAGGACAAGTTCATCAGCCTGGTGTTGAAGCACATTGGAACGTCAGCCCTCATGGACCTGCTGCTGCGCCTGGTCAGCTGCGTGGAACCTGCTGGACTCCGGGAGGAAGTCCTGCAC TGGCTTAATGAAGAGAAGACCATCCAGAGACTCGTGGAGCTGATCCATCCAAGTCAGGATGAAGAC AGGCAATCCAATGCTTCGCAGACGCTCTGTGACATCATCCGGCTGGGCAGGGAGCAGGGCGGCCAGCTGCTGGAGGCTCCGCAGCCAGACCCCCTCCTCACGGTGCTGGAGTC GCAGGAGTGCGTGGAGCAGCTGCTGAGGAACATGTTTGATGGAGTGCAGACCGAACTCTGCCTCGTCAGCGGGACACAGGTGTTACTTACCTTGCTGGAACCCAGGCGGGCAGG GTCAGAGGGCTTGCTGGACTCCTGCTGTCAGGGACTGGACAGGTCGTGCACCGTCAGCCCCGGCGTCCTGCGCGGCGTTGAGCCACGACTGAAGGACTTCCACCAGCTTCTGCTCAGCCCGCCCAAG AAAGCAGCCATCCTGACCACCGTCGGCGTGCTGGAGGAGCCCCTGGGCAACGCACGCCTGCACAGCGCCCGCCTCGTGGCCGCCCTGCTGCACACGGGCACTCCCAGCATCAACCAGGAGCTCTGCCGGCTCAACACGATGGGGCTGCTGCTG GACCTGTTTTTTAAGTACACCTGGAATAACTTCCTGCACCTCCAAGTGGAGCTCTGCATAGCCGCCATCCTGTCCCACACTGCCCGGGAGGACAGGGCCGCAGCCAGTGGACCTGAGGGTGGGCTGGAGCCTCCACCCTCCAGCGGGGACCCAGCAACCCCCCAGCCTGCCAGCAGCCGCCCCGAGAGCACCATGGTGGCCCAC TTGTTCCAGAAGTGTTGCCTGGtccagaggatcctggaggcctGGGAAGCCAACGACCACACTCA GGCAGCGGGTGGCATGAGGCGCGGGAACATGGGCCACCTCACCCGGATcgccaacgcagtggtgcagaaCCTGGAGGGGGGCCCCCTGCAGAGCCAGGTCAGCGAGATCTTCCAAG GGCTCCCGGGGGACTGCCGTGGGCGCTGGGAGAGCTTCGTGGAGGAGACGCTGTCGGAGGCCAACCGCAGGAACGCGGTGGACCTG GTGAGCACACACCACCTTCACCCCTCGAGTGAGGACGAAGACATGGAGGGCGTTTTCCCCAACGAGCTGTCCCTGCAGCAG GCGTTCTCTGAGTACCAGGTCCAGCAGATGACGGCCACCTTCGTGGACCAGTTTGGCTTCAGTGACGAGGAGTTTGCTGAGCAGGATGACAGTGTCAA CGCCCCGTTTGACAGGATCGCAGAGATCAGCTTCAGCGTCGACGCCGATGATGACAGC CCTGGCACCGCGCTGTTTGAGGCCTGCTGCAGCGACCACATCCAGCCCTTCGACGAGGACGACGACCTCTGGGAGGACGAGGAGACACACCGTGCGGCCCGCGTGACCAGGGCCAGGTGGGACCCCGGAcgcgccggccccgccccgccccagtgCGTGGGGAGGGCTACTGACTCCTCTCCTTCCAGGTTCGGGGGCCCCCACGCCTCAGAGCGCTGCCGGAAGGACGGCCCGGAGCGCCGAGGCCAGGGTGCGGGCGAGGGTGCGGACGCAGCTCCGGCAGGCTCCCCGCAAGCTGCCGGCCGGCAAGAAGGCACCCGCGTCGAGGGCGGCTCAGAAG GTTCCCCGTGGGTCGTGTTTGATGGGCCAGCGACTCCCATGGCCACAGGCCCGGCCCCAGCAGTGGCGCTGGACGTGGGTTCCAGTGTGTGGGCAGCCGGCTCCCCCAGCACTTCTGCTCCAGAGGAGAAGGGCTGGGCCAAGTTCACCGACTTCCAGCCTTTCTGTTG CTCTGAGGCGGGGCCAAGGTGCAGCTCCCCAGTGGACACTGGTCATGGCGACTCCCAGGCTGGCCTGAACCAGGGCCCAGAGAGAGCCC TTGGTGCCTGGAGCGCGTGTGTCCCCAGCAAGGCGCCCCTGGTGGCCGCCAGCAGCCGTGAGGATGAGCAGGAGGCAGCTGCTGCCTCGGGGGCTGTTGGTGTGGGTCCCAGCCAGGCCTCCCCGCTGTCGGTGTCGGGCCCCAG GACTGACTGTGCCCCCAGCTCACCGCCAGGCCTCGTGCCCCTAGACCCTGCCGAGGCGCCTGCTGCCTCCGCCGTGGCTACCCTACCCGAGGCCACTGTGACGGCCCCCGTAGCACTGGGCGTCATGGGCCCCGAACCCTGGGCCGTCTCCCCCGTGCTGGCCGTGGCCGCCCCCCCAGGGCCCATGGTGGCCGTCACCACCGCAGCCCCTGCCAGCCCAGCCGTTTCCATGGCGGCTGCCCTGGGGACAGTGACGAGACACAG GCTGACAGGCCGTCGCCCTCAGGAGCCACCCTCAATGGCCCCATGTGACGCTGCTGCTGCGCAGTCTTGGCGCCCAACCCAGAAAACTACCTGGTGA
- the PPP6R2 gene encoding serine/threonine-protein phosphatase 6 regulatory subunit 2 isoform X4 produces MVQRSLSSVAGTMFWKFDLSTTSHVDKLLDKEGVTLRELMDGEDILQECKAQNRKLLDFLCRRQSMEELVGLVTQDPALDLEERARFKYPNTACELLTCDVPQINDRLGGDETLLNVLYNFLDREPPLNPLLASFFSKTIGNLIARKTEQVIAFLRKKDKFISLVLKHIGTSALMDLLLRLVSCVEPAGLREEVLHWLNEEKTIQRLVELIHPSQDEDRQSNASQTLCDIIRLGREQGGQLLEAPQPDPLLTVLESQECVEQLLRNMFDGVQTELCLVSGTQVLLTLLEPRRAGSEGLLDSCCQGLDRSCTVSPGVLRGVEPRLKDFHQLLLSPPKKAAILTTVGVLEEPLGNARLHSARLVAALLHTGTPSINQELCRLNTMGLLLDLFFKYTWNNFLHLQVELCIAAILSHTAREDRAAASGPEGGLEPPPSSGDPATPQPASSRPESTMVAHLFQKCCLVQRILEAWEANDHTQAAGGMRRGNMGHLTRIANAVVQNLEGGPLQSQVSEIFQGLPGDCRGRWESFVEETLSEANRRNAVDLVSTHHLHPSSEDEDMEGVFPNELSLQQAFSEYQVQQMTATFVDQFGFSDEEFAEQDDSVNAPFDRIAEISFSVDADDDSPGTALFEACCSDHIQPFDEDDDLWEDEETHRAARVTRARWDPGRAGPAPPQCVGRATDSSPSRFGGPHASERCRKDGPERRGQGAGEGADAAPAGSPQAAGRQEGTRVEGGSEAGSPWVVFDGPATPMATGPAPAVALDVGSSVWAAGSPSTSAPEEKGWAKFTDFQPFCCSEAGPRCSSPVDTGHGDSQAGLNQGPERALGAWSACVPSKAPLVAASSREDEQEAAAASGAVGVGPSQASPLSVSGPRTDCAPSSPPGLVPLDPAEAPAASAVATLPEATVTAPVALGVMGPEPWAVSPVLAVAAPPGPMVAVTTAAPASPAVSMAAALGTVTRHRQADRPSPSGATLNGPM; encoded by the exons ATACCCGAACACAGCCTGCGAGCTACTTACGTGCGACGTGCCACAAATCAACGACAGGCTGGGAGGGGATGAGACTTTGCTGAACGTTCTTTACAACTTCCTGGACCGTGAGCCGCCCCTCAATCCTCTGCTCGCCAGTTTCTTCAGCAAGACCATTGGCAATCTCATCGCAAGAAAAACTGAACAG GTGATTGCGTTCCTGAGGAAGAAGGACAAGTTCATCAGCCTGGTGTTGAAGCACATTGGAACGTCAGCCCTCATGGACCTGCTGCTGCGCCTGGTCAGCTGCGTGGAACCTGCTGGACTCCGGGAGGAAGTCCTGCAC TGGCTTAATGAAGAGAAGACCATCCAGAGACTCGTGGAGCTGATCCATCCAAGTCAGGATGAAGAC AGGCAATCCAATGCTTCGCAGACGCTCTGTGACATCATCCGGCTGGGCAGGGAGCAGGGCGGCCAGCTGCTGGAGGCTCCGCAGCCAGACCCCCTCCTCACGGTGCTGGAGTC GCAGGAGTGCGTGGAGCAGCTGCTGAGGAACATGTTTGATGGAGTGCAGACCGAACTCTGCCTCGTCAGCGGGACACAGGTGTTACTTACCTTGCTGGAACCCAGGCGGGCAGG GTCAGAGGGCTTGCTGGACTCCTGCTGTCAGGGACTGGACAGGTCGTGCACCGTCAGCCCCGGCGTCCTGCGCGGCGTTGAGCCACGACTGAAGGACTTCCACCAGCTTCTGCTCAGCCCGCCCAAG AAAGCAGCCATCCTGACCACCGTCGGCGTGCTGGAGGAGCCCCTGGGCAACGCACGCCTGCACAGCGCCCGCCTCGTGGCCGCCCTGCTGCACACGGGCACTCCCAGCATCAACCAGGAGCTCTGCCGGCTCAACACGATGGGGCTGCTGCTG GACCTGTTTTTTAAGTACACCTGGAATAACTTCCTGCACCTCCAAGTGGAGCTCTGCATAGCCGCCATCCTGTCCCACACTGCCCGGGAGGACAGGGCCGCAGCCAGTGGACCTGAGGGTGGGCTGGAGCCTCCACCCTCCAGCGGGGACCCAGCAACCCCCCAGCCTGCCAGCAGCCGCCCCGAGAGCACCATGGTGGCCCAC TTGTTCCAGAAGTGTTGCCTGGtccagaggatcctggaggcctGGGAAGCCAACGACCACACTCA GGCAGCGGGTGGCATGAGGCGCGGGAACATGGGCCACCTCACCCGGATcgccaacgcagtggtgcagaaCCTGGAGGGGGGCCCCCTGCAGAGCCAGGTCAGCGAGATCTTCCAAG GGCTCCCGGGGGACTGCCGTGGGCGCTGGGAGAGCTTCGTGGAGGAGACGCTGTCGGAGGCCAACCGCAGGAACGCGGTGGACCTG GTGAGCACACACCACCTTCACCCCTCGAGTGAGGACGAAGACATGGAGGGCGTTTTCCCCAACGAGCTGTCCCTGCAGCAG GCGTTCTCTGAGTACCAGGTCCAGCAGATGACGGCCACCTTCGTGGACCAGTTTGGCTTCAGTGACGAGGAGTTTGCTGAGCAGGATGACAGTGTCAA CGCCCCGTTTGACAGGATCGCAGAGATCAGCTTCAGCGTCGACGCCGATGATGACAGC CCTGGCACCGCGCTGTTTGAGGCCTGCTGCAGCGACCACATCCAGCCCTTCGACGAGGACGACGACCTCTGGGAGGACGAGGAGACACACCGTGCGGCCCGCGTGACCAGGGCCAGGTGGGACCCCGGAcgcgccggccccgccccgccccagtgCGTGGGGAGGGCTACTGACTCCTCTCCTTCCAGGTTCGGGGGCCCCCACGCCTCAGAGCGCTGCCGGAAGGACGGCCCGGAGCGCCGAGGCCAGGGTGCGGGCGAGGGTGCGGACGCAGCTCCGGCAGGCTCCCCGCAAGCTGCCGGCCGGCAAGAAGGCACCCGCGTCGAGGGCGGCTCAGAAG CAGGTTCCCCGTGGGTCGTGTTTGATGGGCCAGCGACTCCCATGGCCACAGGCCCGGCCCCAGCAGTGGCGCTGGACGTGGGTTCCAGTGTGTGGGCAGCCGGCTCCCCCAGCACTTCTGCTCCAGAGGAGAAGGGCTGGGCCAAGTTCACCGACTTCCAGCCTTTCTGTTG CTCTGAGGCGGGGCCAAGGTGCAGCTCCCCAGTGGACACTGGTCATGGCGACTCCCAGGCTGGCCTGAACCAGGGCCCAGAGAGAGCCC TTGGTGCCTGGAGCGCGTGTGTCCCCAGCAAGGCGCCCCTGGTGGCCGCCAGCAGCCGTGAGGATGAGCAGGAGGCAGCTGCTGCCTCGGGGGCTGTTGGTGTGGGTCCCAGCCAGGCCTCCCCGCTGTCGGTGTCGGGCCCCAG GACTGACTGTGCCCCCAGCTCACCGCCAGGCCTCGTGCCCCTAGACCCTGCCGAGGCGCCTGCTGCCTCCGCCGTGGCTACCCTACCCGAGGCCACTGTGACGGCCCCCGTAGCACTGGGCGTCATGGGCCCCGAACCCTGGGCCGTCTCCCCCGTGCTGGCCGTGGCCGCCCCCCCAGGGCCCATGGTGGCCGTCACCACCGCAGCCCCTGCCAGCCCAGCCGTTTCCATGGCGGCTGCCCTGGGGACAGTGACGAGACACAG ACAGGCTGACAGGCCGTCGCCCTCAGGAGCCACCCTCAATGGCCCCATGTGA
- the PPP6R2 gene encoding serine/threonine-protein phosphatase 6 regulatory subunit 2 isoform X8 encodes MVQRSLSSVAGTMFWKFDLSTTSHVDKLLDKEGVTLRELMDGEDILQECKAQNRKLLDFLCRRQSMEELVGLVTQDPALDLEERARFKYPNTACELLTCDVPQINDRLGGDETLLNVLYNFLDREPPLNPLLASFFSKTIGNLIARKTEQVIAFLRKKDKFISLVLKHIGTSALMDLLLRLVSCVEPAGLREEVLHWLNEEKTIQRLVELIHPSQDEDRQSNASQTLCDIIRLGREQGGQLLEAPQPDPLLTVLESQECVEQLLRNMFDGVQTELCLVSGTQVLLTLLEPRRAGSEGLLDSCCQGLDRSCTVSPGVLRGVEPRLKDFHQLLLSPPKKAAILTTVGVLEEPLGNARLHSARLVAALLHTGTPSINQELCRLNTMGLLLDLFFKYTWNNFLHLQVELCIAAILSHTAREDRAAASGPEGGLEPPPSSGDPATPQPASSRPESTMVAHLFQKCCLVQRILEAWEANDHTQAAGGMRRGNMGHLTRIANAVVQNLEGGPLQSQVSEIFQGLPGDCRGRWESFVEETLSEANRRNAVDLVSTHHLHPSSEDEDMEGVFPNELSLQQAFSEYQVQQMTATFVDQFGFSDEEFAEQDDSVNAPFDRIAEISFSVDADDDSPGTALFEACCSDHIQPFDEDDDLWEDEETHRAARVTRARFGGPHASERCRKDGPERRGQGAGEGADAAPAGSPQAAGRQEGTRVEGGSEAGSPWVVFDGPATPMATGPAPAVALDVGSSVWAAGSPSTSAPEEKGWAKFTDFQPFCCSEAGPRCSSPVDTGHGDSQAGLNQGPERALGAWSACVPSKAPLVAASSREDEQEAAAASGAVGVGPSQASPLSVSGPRTDCAPSSPPGLVPLDPAEAPAASAVATLPEATVTAPVALGVMGPEPWAVSPVLAVAAPPGPMVAVTTAAPASPAVSMAAALGTVTRHRQADRPSPSGATLNGPM; translated from the exons ATACCCGAACACAGCCTGCGAGCTACTTACGTGCGACGTGCCACAAATCAACGACAGGCTGGGAGGGGATGAGACTTTGCTGAACGTTCTTTACAACTTCCTGGACCGTGAGCCGCCCCTCAATCCTCTGCTCGCCAGTTTCTTCAGCAAGACCATTGGCAATCTCATCGCAAGAAAAACTGAACAG GTGATTGCGTTCCTGAGGAAGAAGGACAAGTTCATCAGCCTGGTGTTGAAGCACATTGGAACGTCAGCCCTCATGGACCTGCTGCTGCGCCTGGTCAGCTGCGTGGAACCTGCTGGACTCCGGGAGGAAGTCCTGCAC TGGCTTAATGAAGAGAAGACCATCCAGAGACTCGTGGAGCTGATCCATCCAAGTCAGGATGAAGAC AGGCAATCCAATGCTTCGCAGACGCTCTGTGACATCATCCGGCTGGGCAGGGAGCAGGGCGGCCAGCTGCTGGAGGCTCCGCAGCCAGACCCCCTCCTCACGGTGCTGGAGTC GCAGGAGTGCGTGGAGCAGCTGCTGAGGAACATGTTTGATGGAGTGCAGACCGAACTCTGCCTCGTCAGCGGGACACAGGTGTTACTTACCTTGCTGGAACCCAGGCGGGCAGG GTCAGAGGGCTTGCTGGACTCCTGCTGTCAGGGACTGGACAGGTCGTGCACCGTCAGCCCCGGCGTCCTGCGCGGCGTTGAGCCACGACTGAAGGACTTCCACCAGCTTCTGCTCAGCCCGCCCAAG AAAGCAGCCATCCTGACCACCGTCGGCGTGCTGGAGGAGCCCCTGGGCAACGCACGCCTGCACAGCGCCCGCCTCGTGGCCGCCCTGCTGCACACGGGCACTCCCAGCATCAACCAGGAGCTCTGCCGGCTCAACACGATGGGGCTGCTGCTG GACCTGTTTTTTAAGTACACCTGGAATAACTTCCTGCACCTCCAAGTGGAGCTCTGCATAGCCGCCATCCTGTCCCACACTGCCCGGGAGGACAGGGCCGCAGCCAGTGGACCTGAGGGTGGGCTGGAGCCTCCACCCTCCAGCGGGGACCCAGCAACCCCCCAGCCTGCCAGCAGCCGCCCCGAGAGCACCATGGTGGCCCAC TTGTTCCAGAAGTGTTGCCTGGtccagaggatcctggaggcctGGGAAGCCAACGACCACACTCA GGCAGCGGGTGGCATGAGGCGCGGGAACATGGGCCACCTCACCCGGATcgccaacgcagtggtgcagaaCCTGGAGGGGGGCCCCCTGCAGAGCCAGGTCAGCGAGATCTTCCAAG GGCTCCCGGGGGACTGCCGTGGGCGCTGGGAGAGCTTCGTGGAGGAGACGCTGTCGGAGGCCAACCGCAGGAACGCGGTGGACCTG GTGAGCACACACCACCTTCACCCCTCGAGTGAGGACGAAGACATGGAGGGCGTTTTCCCCAACGAGCTGTCCCTGCAGCAG GCGTTCTCTGAGTACCAGGTCCAGCAGATGACGGCCACCTTCGTGGACCAGTTTGGCTTCAGTGACGAGGAGTTTGCTGAGCAGGATGACAGTGTCAA CGCCCCGTTTGACAGGATCGCAGAGATCAGCTTCAGCGTCGACGCCGATGATGACAGC CCTGGCACCGCGCTGTTTGAGGCCTGCTGCAGCGACCACATCCAGCCCTTCGACGAGGACGACGACCTCTGGGAGGACGAGGAGACACACCGTGCGGCCCGCGTGACCAGGGCCAG GTTCGGGGGCCCCCACGCCTCAGAGCGCTGCCGGAAGGACGGCCCGGAGCGCCGAGGCCAGGGTGCGGGCGAGGGTGCGGACGCAGCTCCGGCAGGCTCCCCGCAAGCTGCCGGCCGGCAAGAAGGCACCCGCGTCGAGGGCGGCTCAGAAG CAGGTTCCCCGTGGGTCGTGTTTGATGGGCCAGCGACTCCCATGGCCACAGGCCCGGCCCCAGCAGTGGCGCTGGACGTGGGTTCCAGTGTGTGGGCAGCCGGCTCCCCCAGCACTTCTGCTCCAGAGGAGAAGGGCTGGGCCAAGTTCACCGACTTCCAGCCTTTCTGTTG CTCTGAGGCGGGGCCAAGGTGCAGCTCCCCAGTGGACACTGGTCATGGCGACTCCCAGGCTGGCCTGAACCAGGGCCCAGAGAGAGCCC TTGGTGCCTGGAGCGCGTGTGTCCCCAGCAAGGCGCCCCTGGTGGCCGCCAGCAGCCGTGAGGATGAGCAGGAGGCAGCTGCTGCCTCGGGGGCTGTTGGTGTGGGTCCCAGCCAGGCCTCCCCGCTGTCGGTGTCGGGCCCCAG GACTGACTGTGCCCCCAGCTCACCGCCAGGCCTCGTGCCCCTAGACCCTGCCGAGGCGCCTGCTGCCTCCGCCGTGGCTACCCTACCCGAGGCCACTGTGACGGCCCCCGTAGCACTGGGCGTCATGGGCCCCGAACCCTGGGCCGTCTCCCCCGTGCTGGCCGTGGCCGCCCCCCCAGGGCCCATGGTGGCCGTCACCACCGCAGCCCCTGCCAGCCCAGCCGTTTCCATGGCGGCTGCCCTGGGGACAGTGACGAGACACAG ACAGGCTGACAGGCCGTCGCCCTCAGGAGCCACCCTCAATGGCCCCATGTGA